Part of the Portunus trituberculatus isolate SZX2019 chromosome 24, ASM1759143v1, whole genome shotgun sequence genome is shown below.
CCTCGTGTCACGTCTCGCAACACCTCGTGTCCACGTCGTGCTCACCTCGTGTCACGTGTCGCAACACCTCGTGCCCAGATCGGGCTCACCTCGTGCCACATCGCCACACCCTTGCGCGCAATGTACCCGACGTGACGTCTCTGTTTCCGCCACACACGCACGTTTTGTGGGCAACCCACCCAAAGACGTGGCACGAGGTGAGTGCGTACCCAGTGCGAGCCAACTCGTGTCCAAGAGCGCGCCAGTTCGTGCAGAACGCGTGCCACAAAGTCGGAGAAGTCGAGGCAGGGTCGCACGAAGGCGCGTCAATTTAAAAAAGTTTAATATTTTCCCCCGACGTTGTACGCAATGGCGACTTCGGGCCCACCTCGTGCCATCACCTCGTGACGCCTCGTCCCCTGTGCGAGCCACCGCGCGCCCATGTGCACGACGTCGAGCATGGCGCGCAGTGGCGCTACTTCGTGCCACCAGGGCGCGAGGTGTCACGAGGCGTGGTGCGAGGTGGAACGAGGTGTGTGCGAGGTGGGCACGAAGTTAGCGCGAGGCGGGCACGAAGTTAGCGCGAGGTGGACGCGAGCTGTCTGGCTAACGGCCTCCCAAGGGACCGGATCGAAGGGGTATATATAAAGGACCCGTGGGCCCCAACGTCACTTATCTCGCAAACACCGCCAGAAGAGGAACCCTCCCAACTCCAGCCAACCTCACCACCAAGATGCCCAAGAACGCCAAGCAGCCAGCACCACAGCAAGAGTTGTCCCCGAGtctgcaggaggaaggaagtggtgatGTCCCTGCTGATGAGGTTCCTGACGACACCGACGTTCCTGATGTGGAAGACGTGGCGACCGTACAAGCTGTTGCTGGGCCCTCCATGAAACGCACTCGGCCATCCAAGAAAGACGTCAAGGACTATCCCTTCACCGACGACCAACTGAGGGAGATTGCAAACTTCGTACAGTCGCATCCAGAGCTGTACGACAAGCGCAACGAGAAGTGGCTGAATCCGTCGTGGAAGCTGAGCCTGTGGATGGAGCTGGCCCGAAACTTCAGTGACTGTTCACACCTGCAGGTGAAGAAGTTGGTGGAGAAGAAGGTTTGGGGCTTCCTGGCAGGTCACATCGCCCACGAAACTACGCACCCTAGTGAAGACTTCGGCAGACAATGGGACGACCCAGAATCCTCCAGCCAGGAGTCTGTCCTATCGGCCCACTCACTtgccaggaggaagaggaagaaggaacgcCAGGAGGAGGACCTATCCAGCCCACGATCCACCAAAGGTTCCCCGGAGAGAAGTGCCATCCAAGAACTACTACAGAGTGCACAGCTCCTAGCAACACGGAAACCACCACTTGAGGGACCTGCGGCAGACGTCCGGCAGTTCGTGGAGTTCATGTACACCCGCCTGATGAAGGTTTCCCCCATGCATCATGGTGTACTCTTCGCCAAGATCAACTACATGATCAGCCTCATGGAGGAACCGGTGATGGGAAGGAGTGCCATAAAAGACCCAAGGAGATTGCTGGATGCTGTGCCCATGCCAGTAGGAGTTCCGGGCCCATCGCAGCAGTGGCAGCCTCCTGCACCACCTACTGTCgctcctgctccacctcctcctcctcctcctccagtgtatCATCAGCCGCAGTACCAGCAGCCACACTATGCGCAGCCCCACTACCTACAACAACAGTACCAGCAgcctcaacaacaacagtaccagcatcctcaacaacaacagtaccagcagcctcaacaacaacagtaccagCAGCCTCAACAATCTGAACAGCAACAGTTCCCGCAgcagccacagcagcagcaggtgcccACCCCACTACAGTGGGAACAGATACTCGGCTGTACAGCGTCCCCCATCAAGACCAAACTCCAGCCCCAGAAGACGAAGTCACCGGCGAAGAAGGCCATCATGTCCCCCATGATCGAGACGCCCAGGGCCTACGAGGCGGAGGATAGCGACGAGTGAAGAGATAATAAACATGTAACATATGTATTGTGTATAACCTAATGTGAAAATGTATTAAATAAATGtgtaaaacaacaaatatattTCTACCCTATTCATTTACAATATAAGTGTAAATATAAAATACTAAATATAACAAAGATATTGTAAACtacaaactgaaaataaataagtgagacATAAATGGTTACAGAGGAAAGAGATATAATAAAACAtggaaatatgagaaatgacataaacattgacgaatggaaatgataaaagataacagaaaataatgaagggttGGTAATAAACAACTTGGATAATAATaactgaatatataaataaggtATTGAAATAATAACTTacagaggaaaaagatataataaaacatgtaaatatgaaaaattaactAAACATTGAGGAATGGAGATTATAACAGATACAAggaaatagtagttgttgtagtagtagtagtagtagtagtagtagtaatagtagtaaaagtagtagtagtagtagtagtagtagtagtagtagtagtagtagtagcagcagtagtaacatttttattttatattacttTCAACTTTTTTGGACGTAATTATctgcattatattattattgttatcattattattattattattattattattattataattactgtcgccattattattatgtattgaGAGCAGAGTGACGTgtttagtgctctctctctctctctctctctctctctctctctctctctctctctctctctctctctctctctctcttcagaaagGCCCTTATAAAGTGAAAGAGGTTTGCTTACATTTGAATTAACTTgacactgatctctctctctctctctctctctctctctctctctctctctctctctctctctctctctctctctctctctctctctcacggcaaaagcgagaaataaaaaaaatcgtgtgtgtgtgtgtgtgtgtgtgtgtgtgtgtgtgtgtgtgtgtgtttacctcaaTCCAGTGTACAGGGTCTCATCTGATACCGTTTTCTCATCTAcgtttctcaactttttttttttttttttcatttattcatttttgcgcgtttcatttattatttcttccttttcttctttttcttgactttttttcctcttcatatgctattgttattattattattattattattattattttattattattattattattattatcatcatcatcatcattattattttgtttatttaattatttttgtttaatcttcCTGTCgcttttctctgcttttctcattttcatctttttcttatgttaattatcataattttaatcaacttttttcatgttcttgatctttttctcgttcttgttcgtgttctcaCTCGTCttgtttatcatcattatcttcttgttcatcttcttcgtcttcttcattatcagcttcttgttcttgttcttcttttccttcagcatcttgttgttcttcttcttcatctcgtcCACCGTCATcttcattttaacccctttagtactgggactcatttttacattgacatttgtgtgcgattagaccattttattgacattaagaagggtctatggaggttaagaTATtgatggccacaatcttcactatttcaatctcccacataagattctgaagctgtataaaatcaccaaatagtaagcagagtgaatatgaaaacgcgtcatgttactgaaggggttaacacattTTTCACGCATCTTATTGAATCAAGTGCAGGGAAGTGTGTGTACATATTGAACTTCCGCCGCCACACCCTCGCTTCTCCTCCCGCCTCGCCTTCTGCTACAGACTGGTGCTAGACTGTTGATACAAgcctgctctgtgtgtgtgtgtgtgtgtgtgtgtgtgtgtgtgtacaccgtTACCTGAGAGCCTCACCTGCTTTGTTGTTACCTGCTgttgtttgtccgtctgtctgtctgtccgcttgtctgtctttctatcttgaTTAGTTCACTTatgtttgcttctctctctctctctctctctctctctctctctctctctctctctcgtgtgtgtgtgttttctcttttttatctatgtattttgtgtattttatctgttttgtttcctaattctattttttgtatgtttatttatttatttatttattcttatttattttcacatattttgtcACCGAATAAtatgtttggctttcctttaccGTCCTTATCAGTCAACACATTATCCTCTATTTCTAAGtattggttatttatttatttttttttttttcgttttcttgtaaCAGAAACGTGTACGTAACCTTCTATTTCTGTTCAGTTATCATGTTGTACTGTGgtgtatgtttctttttttctcgctgGATTTACTTGGTGCTGTGTATTTCCTGTTAGGTTTTCCacatttttgttttgcttctcatATATTCACTGGTTTCCTATTTTGCActgcatgttttatttattttccttcttctttccttttattttgttcctttttttacattttcaccattattctatttactatttttatattttgcaagctgtgttctctctctctctctctctctctctctctctctctctctcttaatttcatTTCGTTTAATCACGAAGAATCacgtcattttctttattaaaccACATACCTGCCCCGAGTCACGTGTGGAAGAAGACAACACTGCTTTCAAAACTACTGTAGCTCCTTGTCTTCATTGATGAGGcagttccttcattcattcatcttggCTAAACGTGGGAGCCTCAGACAATGGCCTTAttcgtgatggtgatggtggtggtgaagggaaacagacagtggtgatggttatagtgatagcggtggtggtgagttatATTATGTGGTGTGGATGATGGTGATAGAAGTGTTGATTGGaatgatgttgatggtggtgaataGAATGCAAGGGATATACACaatgatggtgacagtggtgatgggGGCAGTGGAAAGAGTTTGTGTAGCCTTATAGTAGTGtggatgatgaaagaacagGGACTGGAGTGCTTGAAacaggttgtgatggtggtgatggtgatgaggaatgTACAAGGGAGGAttggaggaaggggaaatacactctggtggtggtagtggtggtggtggtaatggtgtttggGGTTGAGGAAGCGACGGTTGTAATGGGAGGGaggacgggagggaaggaggcagaggcagattagggagggagggagggagggatagcgGTCTGTTCGTGGCGGTTGTCTGGTTTggaggtagtgctggtggtggaggtggcggcggtggtggtggtggtgtatacgagtaaggagagaaagagggagacagtgtTGGAGAAAGGAATGtagtggggaggtggaggagcacaagttctggtggtggtggtaatggtggtgaggagaaacaggagggggggaagtagcagtggtaggaagaggaagaggaaggggaggcttGTGAAAATGGTaggtggaagagaagtaggaggaggaggagggagtcagAATTATAGTGATGATATAGAACaatagggtggtggtgatgtgatggaagtggtgaagTGAAGATGaccagaaggaaagaagtgggaATATTACAAGATTGAGAGGAAAGGCAAGTGTAATATAGCAGTGTGTGGGaatcgaagaagaggaggaaagttttaAGATTCAGAGGAACGCTAGTAGACTTGTGATGGTGGAGAACTGacggtggcgttggtggtggtgatggtggtagcgtgagggaaagagacagtAACGGTACATCAGGGAAGAGGCAAAGAGACAGATAACAGGAGAGTCAggtgaaacaaacacaaatagtATAAACTGAGTACATACAAGCAGCAGTGTAGTGGTGGCGATAGTGGTGATACGGGTGGTGGTGCGTCATGTGGGTCTGACCAAGCGGggggtgggtggtgtgggtgaCGTAGGTGGCTGGgtagtggaggggaagggaaagggtggGAAGGGGCCAGACGGAGCtcagctgactgactgaccatcACGTTTGTAgggcgagacacacacacggacttATTTGGGTCGTGACGAGATTAGCGgactgggaagagagagaagtgaggaagaggaggaggaggtagcgtGGGCGGCGTGTTTCAGTGGGCGTAGAGTAGAAtgacaggtgaggacaggtggtGAATGGGAGGCGGAGTATCTACTGGTGACCAAAGTTGACTCTAGGAAGAAGTAGGTACTCAAACATTTCACCTCCGCCATATTTTAACAAGCTGCTGCGGAATTTATTtgtgggagaggatggggtTTTAAAGAAAGTTTTTATGAGTCAAGTGGTGTGGAGGTTAAGAGGGATTCTGGACTATCAAAGGAGAAAAACCCACGAGAACCCTACTTGTCATCTCTATAGCCTTTGgaaaatagctttttttttttatctacaccATGTTATATAATAGTACATTGCTCATCGTTCCTATTGTGTTCatcttcccagagagagagagagagagagagagagagatgatgatgatgatgaaacagacggaaaaggaagagaagcattactgaatgaagaaaggtgggaagagaagccaggaaagggaagaggaagaaaaggaggaagaagccgttcacagaggaggaagaaaggaaggaaggaaagcaaaccGGAGGCGAGCAAATTTACttgacgaaagaaagaaaaagaaaaggaaattatcataaatattttagagagagagagagagagagagaagagagagagagagagagagagagagagagagaaatcgtaaaataaagaaatgtaaaagtaaCTTAATAAAACGTAAAAAATGACCAACGAAAAACATACAcacgatacaaaaaaaaaaataccatttaCATattactgtaattttttttaagttcttccttaaaaaaaagcaaatgaaaaaaaaatcctaaaaacTTAACGCAATAATATTACCAAATCGTCTAATGCAGATTTGATTAACCAATTagcagacaagaagaaaaactgcttagacagaaataagaaaaaataataaaaacgtttagtgtaaaaagaaataaatgtatcCTATTGTGGTCAccgaggagagagtgagtggctgCCTTCATCCTCCATGTGAGCGTTCAGTGGTgatggattggattggattggttCAGGGATGATGTGTGGTTTGAGGATGATGTGcagttattatctttatcaacaCTTCagttattatcctcctcctcctccacttcctcatcagcaccatcatcattttAACCCGTTTCCCACACTAATAAAGATGGATAGACTGAATGGAACAACAGCCACTTAACGTTTTACCAAAGAGAACAATAACTTcattaacaacaaaacaacgacagtatttcttcattatcatcataatttttctatttcttgtttcttcatctactactactactactactactactactactactactactactactactactactactactgctgctgctgctgctgctgctgctagaggtggtggcggtgtaaTAACAGGTCAAACACACCAGCTTCTCCATTCCCAGCAACCATAACAGTAAACTCCACACCAGCAAATCACACTTATGAAGCTTACCTGCCTTCGTGATGGTTGATGttcaccggagagagagagagagagagagagagagagagagagagagagagagagagagagagagtgggggggtgagggagggagggagggagagaggacaaAGGTAAGGTggatgagtagagagagaagagagggcagAGGCTACTAGGAGACTTGGCAGGTGGTGAGAGGAgtcttgtgctctctctctctctctctctggccacgtGCCCATGTAATCTTCCTATGTGATGTCTCGTCGAAATCTTCCCTGTATGAAGTAACACATTATCACATCATCTCCTATCACTAAAATCGTATGAGAGGATCGTAACACAACATTCCTTCTGCTAACACATTTGCTAAGTTACTTTTGTAGTGTAGGATTCTGCGATGTATGCAGGATTAATCAAAGGATGGACATTACTTCTCTCTATCGTCTCCCATCAATACATAACCACGAGTCTGGATTAGATTAACCATGTCCCGgtgtatatttatatttatgtctTAAGGAAACAATTCGAATATTCAGGAGGAAGTAAGAATGCCAGAAAACTGTTGAAATGATCGAAATggaaccatatatatatatatatatatatatatatatatatatatatatatatatatatatatatatatatatatatatatatatatatatatatatatatatatatatatatatatatatatatatatatatatatatatatataatatttatatTTGCGTGTATCATAGGGTAGCAAGGTAATATTCTCAGCGTAGGAGCGAGACCGGAAGAACACAAGCTGAGAGGAATAGAAATGCAGAGAAACTTGGGGAAAAAATGCTAACGGGGAGAAaattgttcatatatatattttgcatcTACGTGTAGTGTGAGAGACATTGAAAATTTCTAGTAAAAGAGGGATACATCAGGATAAAAAGAATTGACAGATATAATAAAAAACACGGGAAACTTTTTCAAAATATGTATCCTGTGgtcaaataaggaagaaaaatgaggtcaAGGCACCTCTAGCGCGCTGTTGCCCACAGAGGCTCCCGGATTAATTCGGAATGCTGCGTTTTTGGTCATGGGAGTGAATACATCTTTTATACAAAGGACGATGGAACCACTGCGTTGATCCGCCGCCCGGGGGAGGGACAGAGCAAGGAATACGATCCTGCTGTATTTtcgtggttgagagagagagagagagactttggccTATTCAAATTGTAATCTGTCCCTGATCCTCTCcgccttcgagagagagagagagagagagagagagtgtgtgtgtgtgtgtgtgtgtgtgtgtgtcatgctgtACCATTCCTGTCCTCCCTTGCAATTTAAATGGACCTGTTGCTCTCTTTGCTAAGCGTCTTCCCCCCCCTGactcccgcacacacacacacacacacacacaccaacggaTTAGTGAcagtaaaaagtgtgtgtgtgtgtgtgtgtgtgtgtgtgtctcatcatCCCCTGTGTGATTAAAATCCAATTAACgggaacgtctctctctctctctctctctctctctctctctctctctctcagttgtttttattatatcttttatcattatatatCCCTTATTGTTAAATTCTGCATACTGTCATTTACCTCACACCTTTACAGTAATTACCCACCTTGCAATACACGTACACGATCACCTTTGTCTTACCTTTACAGCTGACAGTACTGCATTAAAAGTTCCCGCATTCcccgcctctgtgtgtgtgctaatcAAGGAGAGACTGGCTCCACGACACGCTGCTTTTGACATTTTACCTGAGCTTTCATCACCAACACTCAACACCTTTCTATAACCTCACGCCATTTCCATTCGTTACACCCAGTAGGAATTAAATAACGGggattctctttcatttctgctTTTCTAGTGTGCTCCATTTCGCGCCTTTTGGGTTATTGCAGTGTTATTTCTTGTTAGGCTTGGTGAGGTTGTCTTATGTTGCGCTGACTTGCTAGGATATAATACGATATGTTACGGTTTGGCTGTTTTAAAATAGcgtctatagtttttttttattttttatattattatttgatattttacTGTAATGCATTTTGAGCGCccatctgtctctttttctccctttcttcttgttcacgAGGTCATTTTACCTGTTCCTGTCTTCCAATATTAGTATATCATTACACTgcattttattattctctctctctctctctctctgcgttatgATAACCTAGAGTTCATCTTAGCTATCGTAACCGCAGCATCTTCCTTGGGTCCTTTCTCGTGttctccctcatccttctttctttccttctcttctatccacTTCACTCTATTTAATTAAGGGACTTGTCTGTCTTGTTAATTATTcgtctttgtcttattttatctttctcgtCTCCCATGTACGTCAGACTTCCATTCCTCTTGTCCATGTTATCTACGGAACATTAATTCTACTCTTCTCTACAAATATACACACTTGGCAAACAACCGGTAATATCTTGAGTAAACATTGCTGGGTGAAAAGAGGTTGTGTGAGACTGAGTGGGTGGATGATGAAGATAGATAGGTGGACGGGTAGATAAGCGGAAATGGGGAGAAAAGTGTAGTTTGGTAGATGAAATATTTGTCTCGTACACTACTGCTTGTTACCTTGTCGATCGTTGCATCACTAGTTCTCCGTGTTCTTCATGTGTGGACGGTGAAGAGATGGAAACAGTGTGCATAGATATCAGTAACTTTTCTTCTTAACGTTTACACTTCTAACCGTGTTCCTCCGTCCGTCCATCTTTCCCCCAGCGTTGGCTCGCTCCAGCCTTCGAGAGGAAAACATCCCCCTCGCCAGCATTCCTTGCATGACCAAGGAGgttggagggagatgaggaggaggaagggggaggaagactCGAGATACTGCTCACCGGGCTATCCTGCGCCTGGTAACacccctccaactcctccaattcctttctcctccttttccttaaccccctccccccccttctctcgtTTGCTATAGTATCAGTTTTACTTAACTGACTAGGCAATATGTTCCCTCcaatagggtgtgtgtgtgtgtgtgtgtgtgtgtgatgacaacACGATGTTTGGCAGATGGAATGCACACTTGagtactcgagagagagagagagagagagagagagagagagagagagagagagagagagagagagtatatacacTTGTCATAATCCCTGGAAAGCAACTTATGTTTTGGATGCTTCTAACTTAGCATTCtcaaaacatagaaaaaggaaaagaaaattacaatttccctctctctctctctctctttctccaacacacacagacacacacagtcctacccgaagatcggtctatgacctctgagctcggtccgtaatggggaagactggctgagtgaccagaaggcgaccaaggtgaatacacacacacacacacacacacacacacacacacacacgaagcagatttttttttttcccaagatGTAAGAATTAGCTTGTTTAGTCTTATCATCCACAACTTAATGATCAAACCAGTAGGTGCCGTCCTGAAGTATGTTCATCTTCATTACTTACACGTTGTTTGCTCGAGGTAGCTAAAAAGGCGtcgaaacagcagcagcaacagcaacaacaacaacaacaacaacaacaacaacaacaacaatgaacgtggtgatagtagtagtaatagtagtagtagtttaccgGTTGGTAGGTGTGGCGGCCAAGCTACATAAATACCAGCCCTATGTAATATCACCcataaa
Proteins encoded:
- the LOC123508013 gene encoding DNA translocase FtsK-like, coding for MPKNAKQPAPQQELSPSLQEEGSGDVPADEVPDDTDVPDVEDVATVQAVAGPSMKRTRPSKKDVKDYPFTDDQLREIANFVQSHPELYDKRNEKWLNPSWKLSLWMELARNFSDCSHLQVKKLVEKKVWGFLAGHIAHETTHPSEDFGRQWDDPESSSQESVLSAHSLARRKRKKERQEEDLSSPRSTKGSPERSAIQELLQSAQLLATRKPPLEGPAADVRQFVEFMYTRLMKVSPMHHGVLFAKINYMISLMEEPVMGRSAIKDPRRLLDAVPMPVGVPGPSQQWQPPAPPTVAPAPPPPPPPPVYHQPQYQQPHYAQPHYLQQQYQQPQQQQYQHPQQQQYQQPQQQQYQQPQQSEQQQFPQQPQQQQVPTPLQWEQILGCTASPIKTKLQPQKTKSPAKKAIMSPMIETPRAYEAEDSDE